One Tolypothrix bouteillei VB521301 DNA window includes the following coding sequences:
- a CDS encoding S8 family serine peptidase, which produces MANKHTWIIWGFGVSCLSVPVLAIALESPFGTNGIDALKLHKPPYNLTGRKIAIGQVEIGRPGQFGLDKAVSKNRSVSLAGVFLRNALAKSNTGVDPHAYNVASVMVSNNKALPGIAPQARLYSSAVGSGKNLGQPEECMSAQHIAGQNGGDIRAINFSFGEPLNRDSRPSPVLDGKALLTMCIDWSSRVHDTLYIIAGNQGKGGIPIPTDNYNGMNVAFSSRRGGIFNKVDVSNLAAVSEGLAVRLAGKEINIGPRRAIALVAPGNNITLLNPDGKFTKVTGTSFAAPQVTATVALLQELGDRQLRTKRTNWSVDSRRHEVMKAVLMNSADKIKDIGNGLYLGMTRTLIDKLNKDWLDSDAYKNPKIPLDAQMGTGHLNAFRAYQQFSVGQWNPTQPVPSIGWDYRTVNALSYVDYTIAKPLQQGSFVAITLTWDRLVELNDKNNNGQFDAGDDFRDRGLNNLDLYLVKADAPEGIESAAVCSSISDVDSVEHIFCPVPATGNYKIRVQSRQKVNEATQAYALAWWTVGVK; this is translated from the coding sequence ATGGCAAACAAACACACTTGGATAATTTGGGGTTTTGGTGTCTCTTGTTTGAGTGTACCCGTACTAGCTATTGCCTTGGAAAGTCCTTTTGGAACTAACGGTATTGATGCTTTGAAGTTACACAAACCACCGTATAATTTAACAGGGCGCAAGATAGCGATCGGTCAGGTAGAAATCGGGCGTCCCGGTCAATTTGGCTTAGATAAGGCTGTTTCTAAGAATCGCTCTGTATCTCTTGCAGGCGTATTTTTACGGAATGCATTAGCTAAATCAAATACTGGCGTCGATCCGCATGCTTATAATGTAGCCAGTGTTATGGTAAGCAATAATAAAGCTTTGCCCGGTATTGCTCCACAAGCACGTCTCTATTCCTCAGCGGTGGGGTCTGGTAAAAACTTGGGTCAACCAGAAGAATGCATGTCTGCACAACATATCGCAGGACAAAATGGTGGAGATATCCGCGCAATTAATTTTAGCTTTGGCGAACCACTGAACCGCGATTCTCGTCCATCACCTGTTCTTGATGGTAAAGCTCTCTTAACAATGTGCATTGACTGGTCGAGTCGCGTTCACGATACTCTATATATTATTGCAGGTAATCAAGGCAAGGGAGGAATTCCCATCCCTACAGACAACTATAACGGAATGAATGTGGCTTTTTCATCTCGTCGCGGGGGAATTTTTAATAAAGTTGATGTTTCTAATTTAGCGGCTGTGAGCGAAGGGCTAGCTGTTCGACTTGCAGGAAAAGAAATTAATATAGGTCCGCGTCGCGCGATCGCTTTAGTTGCCCCTGGTAATAATATCACCTTGCTTAACCCAGACGGTAAATTTACTAAAGTAACGGGAACGAGTTTTGCAGCTCCTCAAGTAACAGCAACAGTAGCCTTGTTGCAAGAATTGGGCGATCGACAATTGCGAACAAAACGAACAAATTGGAGTGTAGATTCCCGCCGCCATGAAGTGATGAAAGCTGTACTCATGAACTCTGCGGACAAAATCAAAGACATTGGCAACGGGTTATATTTGGGAATGACGCGGACGCTGATTGATAAGCTCAACAAAGACTGGCTTGACTCTGATGCTTACAAAAACCCCAAAATACCTTTAGATGCTCAGATGGGAACAGGTCATTTAAACGCATTTCGAGCATACCAGCAATTCAGTGTCGGTCAATGGAATCCAACACAACCTGTACCTAGTATTGGATGGGATTATCGTACAGTGAATGCACTATCTTACGTAGATTATACAATAGCGAAACCTTTACAACAGGGCAGTTTTGTTGCTATTACCTTAACTTGGGATAGATTGGTAGAACTTAACGATAAAAATAATAACGGTCAATTTGATGCGGGTGATGATTTTCGCGATCGCGGTTTAAACAATCTCGATCTTTATTTAGTGAAAGCAGATGCACCAGAAGGTATTGAGAGTGCAGCTGTTTGTTCCTCCATCAGTGATGTTGATAGTGTAGAGCATATTTTTTGTCCCGTTCCTGCAACAGGTAACTACAAAATTCGCGTTCAGTCCCGTCAAAAAGTTAACGAAGCCACGCAAGCTTACGCCCTAGCTTGGTGGACTGTAGGTGTGAAGTAG
- the crtA gene encoding cyanoexosortase A, which produces MKTIPLTSVQQLKYPQLWLLGIGACLIIIHLTVTWKADNSNLLSSCILYWISISSLIWDKHHTLNLESGIFSSFFSLVLICLVLLKSATLTSFGLFLYFTPLIIAFSLALLASGFKGLKQYKGELIALFFLGAFKIVPSSLIGTLSSLTAKFAAFMLWYTGSQVALSGVIIYLPTGSVEVLSGCSGIEQIFQMLGLSLLFLLMFPQNGKQKIITPIVAASLGFIVNGIRVVLMAILVAKNQQEAFKYWHEGDGSLVFYMIAVVLFGLFCWFLIGRGESKTQNATGVKQ; this is translated from the coding sequence ATGAAAACAATTCCTTTGACCTCAGTTCAACAACTAAAATACCCTCAATTATGGTTACTAGGAATAGGAGCATGTTTAATTATAATTCACTTAACTGTAACTTGGAAAGCGGATAATTCTAATCTGTTAAGTAGCTGTATTTTATACTGGATATCCATATCTTCTCTCATCTGGGACAAACACCATACGTTAAATCTAGAAAGTGGAATTTTTTCTAGTTTTTTTAGTCTAGTATTGATTTGCCTGGTACTTTTAAAAAGTGCAACTTTAACAAGTTTTGGTTTGTTCTTATATTTTACACCTTTAATTATTGCCTTCAGTCTTGCTCTCTTAGCTTCCGGCTTTAAAGGATTAAAGCAATATAAAGGAGAATTAATTGCTTTATTTTTTCTAGGTGCATTCAAAATAGTTCCTTCATCGCTGATTGGTACTCTATCTTCTCTCACCGCCAAGTTTGCAGCTTTCATGCTTTGGTATACAGGTTCTCAAGTTGCTCTCTCTGGAGTCATCATTTATCTCCCTACTGGAAGTGTAGAAGTTTTGTCTGGTTGTTCTGGAATAGAACAAATTTTCCAGATGCTGGGCTTATCATTACTTTTTCTGTTAATGTTTCCTCAAAATGGGAAGCAAAAAATCATTACACCTATAGTAGCTGCCTCCCTTGGATTTATTGTGAATGGGATACGGGTTGTCCTGATGGCTATCCTAGTGGCGAAAAACCAACAAGAAGCATTTAAATACTGGCATGAAGGAGATGGTTCTCTAGTTTTTTACATGATTGCTGTCGTGCTTTTCGGGTTATTTTGCTGGTTTTTAATTGGACGAGGTGAATCAAAAACTCAAAACGCTACAGGGGTGAAACAGTGA
- a CDS encoding HpsJ family protein: protein MTKSNSDKSVSAIQELQHFAFSQQGSMTILRMLGYGLLVLALFDIIEILIPPNFLNPGWEFQTIGTLVERVPVSLIGFVLVFFGELHSRTKLEISILKTLSWLTLLLGVIFILFIPLGIINTVRLNNQSVSQITTASNQQISRAEDLEKQLNQVTPDQIDKFLKIQGRSLDNKKPEEVKKQLLSQVSQAKQQIKNQAQSVQSLRGLNLIKSSAKWNLGALVAAVLFINIWKGTGWARR from the coding sequence ATGACTAAATCAAATAGTGACAAATCTGTTTCTGCTATTCAAGAATTACAACACTTTGCTTTCAGTCAGCAAGGCTCCATGACTATTTTGAGGATGCTTGGCTACGGTTTATTAGTTTTGGCATTGTTTGATATCATTGAAATACTTATTCCACCCAATTTTCTAAATCCAGGATGGGAATTTCAAACTATAGGTACATTGGTTGAGCGAGTTCCTGTTTCTTTAATTGGATTTGTATTGGTATTTTTTGGAGAGTTGCATTCAAGAACGAAGTTAGAAATTTCTATTCTAAAGACATTATCTTGGCTGACTTTATTGTTGGGAGTAATATTTATCCTATTCATTCCTTTAGGAATCATTAATACTGTTCGTCTCAATAACCAAAGTGTTTCTCAGATTACAACTGCATCCAATCAGCAAATTTCTCGTGCAGAAGATTTAGAAAAACAGCTGAATCAGGTCACGCCTGACCAAATTGACAAATTTCTTAAGATTCAAGGTCGTTCTTTAGATAATAAAAAACCTGAAGAAGTGAAAAAACAATTGTTGTCACAAGTATCTCAAGCCAAGCAACAAATAAAGAATCAAGCACAATCGGTTCAATCTCTTCGAGGTCTAAATTTGATTAAGTCTTCTGCTAAATGGAATCTTGGAGCTTTGGTTGCTGCAGTTTTATTTATCAATATTTGGAAAGGGACTGGTTGGGCGAGGAGGTAA
- a CDS encoding LCP family protein, protein MTIQRTSAQGNHSAPRPEPSDRNTQSHKSGRWLWFWVGMSGIAMVSATAGALLAVSLTSTPLMQTNLSPDEAAVFDADRISGSGLRFSELTRPVNILIMGMSVLPQDIQNPPSESLKLRYHPQVNSFDGLADVMLLIRFDPEKKKLVMLSIPRDTRTKIEGHSARKINATNVLGGPALTAKTVSNVLDGVGIDRYIRINVLGVAKLIDALGGVTVYVPKDMKYKDESQHLFINLKAGKQHLNGDQALQLLRFRHDENGDIGRIQRQQMVMRALMDQSLTPATVAQLPKILNVVKDNIDTNLTVEELLALVGYGVRTNRSNMQMMMLPGRFSQLGEFEASYWVPDKKRISAMMAQHFEVKSELIPLTSEPSSLRVAVQDSTGSQNTNLRPLIKALQNAGYNNVYIAKSWGEPLEVTHIVAQQGDGNSAESIRNSLGFGEVRVESTGNLGSDISIQVGKDWVEKIRNLENPVAP, encoded by the coding sequence GTGACCATTCAAAGAACTTCGGCGCAAGGAAACCACTCAGCACCCCGCCCCGAGCCAAGCGATCGCAATACTCAAAGCCATAAATCCGGGCGCTGGTTGTGGTTTTGGGTTGGAATGAGTGGTATTGCAATGGTGTCAGCAACAGCTGGGGCGTTGTTAGCGGTTTCTTTAACAAGTACGCCTTTAATGCAAACCAACCTCAGCCCAGATGAAGCAGCAGTGTTTGATGCAGATCGCATCTCAGGGAGTGGGCTGCGGTTTTCAGAATTAACCCGCCCTGTCAACATATTGATCATGGGAATGAGCGTACTCCCGCAAGATATTCAGAATCCTCCGAGTGAAAGCCTCAAGCTGCGATATCATCCCCAAGTTAATTCTTTTGATGGGCTAGCTGATGTCATGCTCTTGATCCGATTCGATCCAGAGAAGAAAAAATTAGTCATGCTTTCCATTCCTAGAGATACCCGTACAAAAATAGAAGGACATAGTGCTAGGAAAATCAACGCCACAAATGTTCTTGGTGGACCAGCATTAACTGCCAAAACTGTTAGTAATGTATTGGATGGAGTCGGAATCGATCGCTATATCCGAATTAATGTTTTGGGAGTTGCTAAGTTAATTGATGCCTTGGGTGGAGTCACGGTTTACGTTCCCAAGGATATGAAGTACAAGGATGAATCTCAACACTTATTTATCAATTTAAAAGCAGGAAAACAGCATCTCAATGGTGACCAAGCATTACAACTTTTGCGCTTTCGTCATGACGAAAATGGGGATATTGGTCGCATTCAACGGCAGCAAATGGTAATGAGAGCTTTAATGGATCAATCCCTGACTCCAGCTACTGTCGCGCAATTACCTAAAATTCTGAACGTAGTTAAAGACAATATTGATACTAATTTAACAGTTGAGGAGTTATTAGCACTAGTCGGTTATGGAGTGAGAACAAACCGCTCCAATATGCAAATGATGATGCTACCCGGTCGGTTCAGTCAACTAGGGGAGTTTGAAGCCAGCTACTGGGTACCAGATAAAAAGCGTATCAGTGCTATGATGGCTCAACACTTTGAAGTTAAATCGGAGTTGATTCCTCTGACTAGCGAGCCTAGCTCATTGCGTGTTGCGGTTCAAGACAGTACGGGTAGTCAAAATACCAATCTTCGACCTTTAATTAAGGCACTGCAAAATGCAGGTTACAATAACGTTTACATAGCTAAAAGTTGGGGCGAACCATTGGAAGTGACTCACATTGTCGCCCAACAAGGTGATGGTAACAGTGCTGAATCGATTCGCAATTCTTTAGGATTTGGGGAAGTTCGTGTAGAAAGTACGGGTAACCTCGGTTCTGATATTAGTATTCAAGTGGGGAAAGATTGGGTGGAAAAAATACGCAATTTAGAAAACCCTGTTGCACCTTAA
- a CDS encoding alpha/beta fold hydrolase has translation MTSSASTSALTSTKTWIWQGFPICYQTQGTSGPAVVLVHGFGASWWHWRKNIPILAEHCRVFAIDLIGFGSSAKPKPGEKISYTFETWGQQIADFCHEVVGEPAFLVGNSVGCIVVMQTAVDNPEIVLGVALLNCSLRLLHDRKRMALPWYRRFGAPLLQQILSIQPIGNFFFNQIAKPKTVRQILLKAYANSEVVTEELVDILMAPAQDPGAVAVFLAFTAYSTGPLPEDLLPQLPCPAIILWGAADPWEPIELGRELANYPQVQKFIPLEGVGHCPQDEAPEVVNPILQDWIWELAAKL, from the coding sequence ATGACCTCCTCTGCTTCTACCTCAGCATTGACATCAACAAAAACTTGGATATGGCAAGGATTTCCCATTTGTTATCAAACCCAGGGAACCTCCGGACCTGCTGTTGTTTTAGTACATGGCTTTGGCGCATCATGGTGGCACTGGCGAAAAAATATACCTATATTGGCAGAACATTGCCGTGTGTTTGCGATTGATTTAATTGGTTTTGGGAGTTCTGCAAAACCAAAACCGGGCGAAAAAATTTCTTATACTTTTGAAACCTGGGGACAGCAAATTGCGGATTTTTGCCATGAAGTTGTGGGCGAACCAGCATTTTTAGTTGGGAACTCTGTTGGTTGTATTGTTGTGATGCAAACAGCAGTGGATAATCCAGAAATAGTTTTGGGAGTTGCTTTGCTCAATTGTTCCCTGCGACTGTTACACGATCGCAAACGCATGGCTTTACCCTGGTATCGTCGCTTTGGAGCACCCCTACTCCAACAAATACTCTCGATTCAACCAATAGGAAACTTCTTTTTCAACCAAATTGCCAAACCAAAAACAGTACGGCAAATTCTCCTCAAAGCCTATGCTAATTCTGAGGTAGTGACAGAAGAACTCGTAGATATTTTAATGGCTCCCGCACAAGACCCCGGTGCAGTCGCAGTATTCCTTGCCTTCACTGCATATTCTACCGGACCCTTACCGGAAGACCTATTACCTCAACTCCCATGCCCTGCAATTATTCTATGGGGAGCAGCCGACCCTTGGGAACCCATAGAATTGGGTAGAGAATTGGCTAATTACCCACAAGTCCAAAAGTTTATTCCGTTAGAAGGGGTTGGGCATTGTCCGCAAGACGAAGCTCCTGAAGTGGTCAATCCAATCTTACAAGATTGGATTTGGGAGTTAGCAGCAAAGCTCTAA
- a CDS encoding AI-2E family transporter — translation MQTRKLFDWWQTLSPISRISAIALFAPLLVLNGWAVSAIFHYFHSLIVILVGASVLAFLLNYPVSWMERHGARREQVAVLVFLLALSVLLALGVTLIPLALTQAQQLVARIPELIDSGRSQLMMLNEKAESLGLPINLDALVVQINDRVKGQLQAISGQVLNLAVITVTSLLDFLLTMVLTFYLLQHGDELWQSLVDWLPTRFRNAFSETVRLSFQNFFITQLIASTCMASALIPTFLWLKVPFGLLFGLTIGIMALVPFGGSVGIALTTLIVALQDFSMGARVLIAAVIVQQILENLIAPRILGSFTGLNPVWVLISVLTGARIGGLLGVIVAVPTAVVIKTALSAVRPATSTEEVDDTETICVQPQNTANDSTTTSSGNHSVEVAAPIVSESPPTGSQSNRSEINPKKVAPQLNP, via the coding sequence ATGCAGACACGCAAGCTCTTCGACTGGTGGCAAACACTCTCACCGATATCGCGAATTAGCGCTATCGCTTTGTTCGCTCCACTACTCGTGCTCAATGGTTGGGCAGTTTCAGCAATTTTTCATTACTTTCACTCTCTGATTGTCATTTTAGTCGGTGCGTCAGTGCTAGCGTTTCTGCTCAACTATCCCGTAAGCTGGATGGAGCGTCACGGCGCTAGGCGAGAACAAGTCGCTGTTTTAGTGTTTTTACTCGCCTTATCGGTTTTATTAGCTTTGGGGGTGACTCTCATCCCACTGGCTTTAACTCAAGCCCAGCAACTGGTGGCTCGCATACCAGAATTGATTGATTCGGGGCGATCGCAGTTGATGATGTTAAATGAGAAAGCGGAAAGCCTTGGCTTACCGATTAACCTTGATGCTTTGGTCGTACAAATTAACGATCGGGTCAAGGGACAATTGCAGGCGATTTCCGGACAAGTTTTAAATCTGGCTGTCATAACAGTGACTAGCTTGCTTGACTTTCTCTTAACAATGGTTTTGACCTTCTATCTTTTGCAGCACGGGGATGAGTTGTGGCAGAGTTTAGTAGACTGGCTACCTACGAGATTTCGTAACGCTTTTTCCGAAACAGTCCGCCTGAGTTTCCAAAATTTCTTTATTACTCAATTAATTGCGTCAACTTGTATGGCGTCAGCCCTGATTCCCACCTTTTTGTGGCTAAAAGTACCGTTTGGTCTGCTGTTTGGTTTGACCATTGGTATCATGGCTCTAGTTCCTTTTGGTGGATCTGTGGGGATAGCTCTGACTACTCTTATTGTGGCCCTACAAGATTTTTCCATGGGCGCTAGGGTACTCATTGCAGCAGTGATTGTCCAGCAAATTTTAGAAAACTTAATTGCTCCTAGAATTTTAGGTAGTTTTACTGGTTTAAATCCCGTCTGGGTTCTGATTTCTGTGTTAACAGGCGCGAGAATTGGAGGACTTTTGGGTGTTATTGTGGCAGTACCCACAGCTGTCGTTATTAAAACTGCTCTCAGTGCAGTGCGTCCTGCAACTAGTACCGAAGAAGTGGACGATACAGAAACTATCTGCGTTCAACCACAAAATACGGCTAATGACAGTACAACGACATCATCAGGTAACCATTCTGTAGAGGTAGCTGCACCCATTGTCTCAGAATCGCCTCCTACAGGTTCTCAAAGCAATCGCAGTGAGATAAATCCTAAGAAAGTGGCTCCACAATTGAACCCATAA
- a CDS encoding serpin family protein has protein sequence MKQNSNARENFLQRRYGVRLGRRYVLTAASVVLMSVIGCSQIGNNTSAYAQTSLPPSESPMSKQPSTPDPKLVNANTKFGFKLFSQVLNEQSDRNIFVSPSSVSIALAMTYNGASGTTREAMIKALELQELTLQQINSSNAALKKSLENADPEVKLTIANSLWANKEASLDREFIQRNQDFYTARITNLNFKDKNAPSIINSWVNDSTEGKINKIVERIDPDRVLFLINAIYFKGRWSDKFDKAQTSDRPFYLTSGRQKQHPMMSQRGDYRYYENQQFQAVSLPYGKDGKVSFYIFLPKQKSSLKSFYQNLSAENWENWMTQFRKREGFVSLPRFKMDYDITLNKALTALGMGEAFSNKANFSAMGKNLKISEVKHKTFVEVNEEGTEAAAATSVGIVPLSAKVPSEEPFSMIVDRPFFCTIRDNRTGSLLFMGSIVEPLS, from the coding sequence ATGAAGCAAAATAGCAATGCTCGTGAAAATTTTTTGCAAAGACGTTATGGTGTTCGTCTGGGAAGACGTTATGTTCTGACTGCAGCTAGCGTTGTTCTTATGAGTGTTATAGGATGTTCGCAAATTGGTAATAACACGAGCGCATACGCACAAACGAGTTTACCTCCTTCAGAATCTCCCATGTCAAAACAACCCTCGACTCCCGATCCGAAACTCGTTAATGCTAACACAAAGTTTGGCTTTAAACTATTTTCTCAAGTTTTAAATGAACAGAGCGATCGCAATATTTTTGTTTCTCCCTCAAGTGTATCTATTGCTTTAGCTATGACTTATAACGGAGCAAGTGGAACGACTAGAGAAGCAATGATAAAAGCGCTGGAGTTACAGGAGTTGACTTTACAACAAATCAACTCCTCTAACGCGGCGCTGAAGAAAAGTTTGGAAAATGCAGATCCTGAAGTAAAACTGACGATTGCAAATTCGCTTTGGGCTAATAAAGAAGCGAGCCTTGACCGAGAATTTATCCAAAGAAATCAAGATTTTTATACTGCTAGGATAACCAATTTAAACTTTAAAGACAAAAATGCACCTAGTATTATCAATAGCTGGGTTAACGATAGTACTGAAGGCAAAATTAACAAAATTGTAGAAAGAATCGATCCCGATCGCGTGTTGTTTCTTATTAATGCTATTTATTTTAAAGGTCGTTGGTCGGATAAATTTGATAAAGCTCAAACGAGCGATCGCCCATTTTACCTGACATCGGGTCGGCAAAAACAACATCCTATGATGTCACAAAGAGGTGACTATAGGTATTATGAAAATCAGCAATTTCAGGCTGTCAGTTTACCTTATGGTAAAGATGGTAAAGTGAGCTTTTATATTTTTCTTCCCAAACAGAAATCTAGCTTAAAAAGCTTTTATCAAAATTTGAGTGCAGAAAACTGGGAAAATTGGATGACTCAGTTTAGGAAAAGAGAAGGATTTGTGAGCTTGCCTCGCTTTAAAATGGATTATGATATTACCCTGAATAAAGCCCTAACAGCGTTAGGAATGGGCGAGGCTTTTAGTAATAAAGCTAACTTTTCTGCCATGGGGAAAAATCTTAAAATTAGCGAAGTTAAGCATAAAACATTTGTTGAAGTTAATGAAGAAGGCACTGAGGCTGCTGCTGCTACTTCTGTGGGAATAGTGCCATTATCAGCTAAAGTGCCATCGGAAGAACCGTTCAGTATGATTGTCGATCGCCCCTTCTTCTGTACGATTCGGGATAATCGGACAGGAAGTCTTTTGTTTATGGGTTCAATTGTGGAGCCACTTTCTTAG
- a CDS encoding PEP-CTERM sorting domain-containing protein, protein MSQFQVRKKLRKACSKARYTILATFGIEQDRDNQGSSKPSIRKASLKTLTLLSIGTPLSLGLVSAANAAVVSNGTIQLGINPQGHIIDSPTQIGINFLPTGNDGISPGCACEGWGIADAVSGVSGYASIDLGGISNINVVDFITDGIRATSVVNVGSTFKVTHDYAPVAETAFLYKAAVTIENIGTKAVGDLRYRRVMDWDIQPTAFSEFSTVKTSGATNVLFTSDNGFANPNPLSGPSQILFTGEAVDSGPTDHGALFDFGFGELAAGASRTFNIFYGAAPNEAQALAALAAVGADRVYSLGQANVPGGASTGEPNTFAFGFAGVGEPPKEEVPEPLTILGSLAAGSIGVALRRKYQQQKDNAKA, encoded by the coding sequence ATGAGTCAATTTCAAGTTAGAAAAAAGTTACGCAAGGCTTGTTCTAAGGCGAGATATACTATCTTAGCAACATTTGGCATTGAACAAGACCGTGATAATCAAGGTAGTTCAAAACCAAGCATACGCAAAGCTAGTCTAAAAACATTGACATTGTTGAGTATTGGTACACCACTGAGTCTAGGATTAGTAAGTGCTGCTAATGCGGCTGTTGTTAGTAACGGCACTATACAACTAGGTATTAATCCACAAGGACATATCATTGATTCACCTACTCAAATTGGTATAAATTTCTTACCAACTGGTAACGATGGAATTTCTCCTGGATGTGCTTGTGAAGGCTGGGGTATAGCAGATGCGGTTAGTGGTGTCAGTGGTTACGCCAGCATTGACCTTGGTGGAATCAGTAATATTAATGTAGTGGATTTTATTACTGATGGTATTAGAGCCACTTCTGTTGTGAATGTCGGTAGTACTTTTAAAGTTACGCACGACTATGCACCTGTAGCAGAAACAGCCTTTTTGTATAAAGCTGCTGTTACTATTGAGAACATTGGAACAAAGGCTGTTGGAGATTTGCGCTACCGCCGAGTTATGGATTGGGACATTCAGCCAACTGCTTTTAGCGAATTTTCAACTGTAAAGACAAGCGGTGCAACAAATGTCCTCTTTACTAGTGACAATGGATTCGCTAACCCAAATCCATTAAGTGGACCTAGCCAAATTTTATTTACAGGGGAGGCTGTTGATTCTGGTCCCACAGACCATGGGGCTTTATTTGATTTTGGTTTTGGTGAACTAGCTGCCGGAGCAAGCCGTACATTCAATATCTTCTATGGAGCAGCTCCGAACGAAGCGCAAGCCTTAGCCGCACTAGCAGCCGTTGGTGCGGATCGAGTCTACTCATTAGGGCAAGCAAATGTGCCAGGTGGTGCTAGTACTGGTGAACCAAACACCTTTGCATTCGGCTTCGCAGGAGTAGGCGAGCCTCCCAAAGAGGAAGTTCCCGAGCCTCTAACTATACTGGGTTCGTTGGCAGCTGGTAGTATTGGTGTTGCTTTACGCCGCAAGTACCAGCAGCAAAAAGATAACGCAAAAGCATAA
- a CDS encoding cyanoexosortase A system-associated protein — MSKSRSFPNSKKSHLELKAQKYYQYIQNNLPLDIEMSYVTEGNVPVFLKNFTSISSSAVLRQQEGIGYYGLGVNQNRAYLSACINPYGNSTFTEEQFNQNRFHYEMRPQHILSWLIGQRQLQHKRCLWAHLSIPLNNSSPEAAYEVLENVWFSWYQWWRPRFTQVLLDK, encoded by the coding sequence TTGAGCAAAAGTCGCTCTTTTCCAAATTCAAAAAAATCTCATCTTGAACTCAAGGCTCAAAAGTATTATCAATATATTCAAAATAATTTACCTCTAGACATTGAAATGAGTTATGTGACAGAGGGAAATGTCCCTGTGTTTCTTAAGAATTTTACTTCTATCTCATCCTCTGCTGTTTTACGTCAGCAAGAAGGGATAGGGTATTACGGTCTTGGGGTTAACCAGAATCGAGCATACTTGAGTGCTTGTATTAACCCATATGGTAATAGTACCTTTACTGAGGAACAATTTAATCAAAATAGATTTCATTATGAAATGCGACCTCAACATATACTTTCTTGGCTGATAGGTCAGAGACAATTACAACATAAGCGCTGTCTTTGGGCGCATTTATCAATTCCATTAAATAATTCTTCTCCTGAAGCTGCTTACGAAGTTTTAGAGAATGTTTGGTTTTCTTGGTATCAATGGTGGCGACCACGCTTTACTCAAGTGTTATTAGATAAATAA
- the rpe gene encoding ribulose-phosphate 3-epimerase encodes MTQTLSTKPIVISPSILSADFSRLGEEIRAVDEAGADWIHVDVMDGRFVPNITIGPLIVEAIRPVTKKPLDVHLMIVEPEKYVEDFAKAGADIISVHCEHNASPHLHRTLGQIKELGKQAGVVLNPSTPLELIEYVLDICDLILIMSVNPGFGGQSFIPGVVPKIQKLRQICDERGLNPWIEVDGGLKGNNTWQVLEAGANAIVAGSAVFKAKDYAEAIEGIRNSKRPTPQLATA; translated from the coding sequence ATGACCCAAACCCTATCTACAAAGCCCATTGTAATCTCTCCATCCATCCTATCAGCAGATTTTAGCCGTCTGGGAGAAGAAATTCGAGCAGTAGACGAAGCAGGTGCAGATTGGATTCACGTAGACGTAATGGACGGTCGCTTCGTCCCCAATATCACGATTGGTCCTCTGATTGTAGAAGCGATTCGTCCTGTCACCAAAAAGCCACTGGATGTCCACTTAATGATTGTGGAACCAGAAAAATATGTAGAAGACTTTGCCAAAGCAGGCGCTGATATCATTTCAGTCCATTGCGAACACAACGCTTCACCACACCTACACCGTACTCTCGGTCAGATTAAAGAATTAGGTAAGCAAGCTGGTGTTGTGCTCAACCCATCGACACCATTAGAACTCATTGAATATGTTCTAGATATTTGCGATCTCATATTGATTATGAGCGTCAACCCTGGTTTTGGCGGTCAAAGCTTTATTCCTGGTGTAGTTCCCAAAATTCAAAAATTGCGTCAAATTTGCGATGAACGCGGTCTCAACCCCTGGATTGAAGTGGATGGGGGGCTGAAGGGTAATAATACTTGGCAAGTGTTAGAAGCAGGAGCAAATGCGATCGTGGCTGGTTCCGCAGTCTTCAAAGCCAAAGACTATGCTGAAGCTATTGAAGGTATCCGCAACAGCAAGCGTCCAACTCCACAATTAGCAACAGCGTAA